A region from the Lycium barbarum isolate Lr01 chromosome 8, ASM1917538v2, whole genome shotgun sequence genome encodes:
- the LOC132606827 gene encoding uncharacterized protein LOC132606827, which produces MAATMRSSLILFFVSTLFLQGALGNFICEDLPTNVCGFAIATSGKRCLLENSAGNDGKVVYQCKTSEVIVANMKDHIETDECVDACGVDRNSVGISSDALLDSQFTSKLCSPACYQHCANIVDLYFNLAAGEGVYLPDLCNKQRTSPHRAMIELSSNGAALEEVADAPAPSPVSF; this is translated from the exons ATGGCTGCCACTATGAGATCCTCTTTGATTCTTTTCTTTGTTAGTACCCTTTTTCTCCAAGGCGCTTTAG GGAATTTCATCTGTGAGGATTTGCCAACAAACGTGTGTGGCTTCGCAATCGCGACATCAGGAAAGAGGTGTTTGTTGGAGAACTCAGCAGGGAATGATGGGAAGGTTGTGTACCAATGCAAGACATCTGAGGTTATTGTTGCAAACATGAAGGATCACATTGAGACAGATGAATGTGTTGATGCTTGTGGTGTTGACAGAAACTCTGTTGGGATTTCTTCTGATGCTCTTCTTGATTCTCAATTCACCTCCAAACTTTGCTCCCCTGCTTGTTACCAACATTGTGCCAACATTGTTGACCTTTACTTCAACTTGGCTGCTGGAGAAG GGGTGTATTTGCCCGATTTATGCAACAAGCAGAGGACCAGCCCACACCGTGCCATGATTGAGCTATCGAGCAATGGAGCTGCTCTTGAAGAGGTAGCTGATGCTCCAGCTCCGTCCCCTGTTTCTTTCTAA